From Oryzias melastigma strain HK-1 linkage group LG15, ASM292280v2, whole genome shotgun sequence, one genomic window encodes:
- the fam204a gene encoding protein FAM204A isoform X2: MYSGLLPKGLTEEDLSPDDEAEEDDVRYPLQPPGCSAEISTAENPSAHGSRDPQTADMPGISQEMWQKFQDLRKKKNEVKTIRIREKRRKRRRKGAERQEPAGTREHEEEQQKHWNDLQQYFGVNDRFQPPPCSKPPPKLAVKIAEAADCRDFVQRKQEEEASRAAQKRKEQIPWGFEAKKRWETKSNMGFM, encoded by the exons ATGTACAGCGGACTCCTGCCTAAAGGTTTGACCGAGGAAGACCTAAGTCCAGACGATGAGGCTGAAGAAGACGATGTTAGATATCCGCTTCAACCCCCAGGATGTTCCGCCGAAATATCCACGGCGGAGAATCCTTCTGCTCACGGCAGCAGGGACCCACAGACAGCCGACATGCCGGGTATCTCCCAGGAAATGTGGCAA aaattccaGGATCtgcgaaaaaagaaaaacgaggTGAAAACGATAAGAATTCgcgaaaaaagaagaaaaagacgtAGAAAAG GAGCAGAAAGGCAGGAACCTGCAGGAACCAG ggagcatgaagaggagcagcagaaacaCTGGAATGACTTACAGCAGTATTTCGGCGTAAATGATCGATTTCAGCCTCCTCCTTGTTCCAAACCGCCTCCAAAG CTGGCTGTGAAAATTGCCGAAGCCGCCGACTGTCGGGACTTCGTTCAGCgcaaacaggaagaggaagcTTCCAGGGCGGCGCAGAAGAGGAAGGAGCAAATACCCTGGGG aTTCGAAGCAAAGAAACGATGGGAAACCAAAAGCAACATGGGCTTCATGTGA
- the fam204a gene encoding protein FAM204A isoform X1, which produces MYSGLLPKGLTEEDLSPDDEAEEDDVRYPLQPPGCSAEISTAENPSAHGSRDPQTADMPGISQEMWQKFQDLRKKKNEVKTIRIREKRRKRRRKGAERQEPAGTREHEEEQQKHWNDLQQYFGVNDRFQPPPCSKPPPKSGLEKNIERAIAEGDFAKAEEMSDRLATRELAVKIAEAADCRDFVQRKQEEEASRAAQKRKEQIPWGFEAKKRWETKSNMGFM; this is translated from the exons ATGTACAGCGGACTCCTGCCTAAAGGTTTGACCGAGGAAGACCTAAGTCCAGACGATGAGGCTGAAGAAGACGATGTTAGATATCCGCTTCAACCCCCAGGATGTTCCGCCGAAATATCCACGGCGGAGAATCCTTCTGCTCACGGCAGCAGGGACCCACAGACAGCCGACATGCCGGGTATCTCCCAGGAAATGTGGCAA aaattccaGGATCtgcgaaaaaagaaaaacgaggTGAAAACGATAAGAATTCgcgaaaaaagaagaaaaagacgtAGAAAAG GAGCAGAAAGGCAGGAACCTGCAGGAACCAG ggagcatgaagaggagcagcagaaacaCTGGAATGACTTACAGCAGTATTTCGGCGTAAATGATCGATTTCAGCCTCCTCCTTGTTCCAAACCGCCTCCAAAG TCCGGCCTAGAAAAGAACATTGAGAGGGCCATAGCTGAAGGGGACTTTGCAAAGGCGGAGGAGATGAGCGACAGACTCGCCACTCGAGAG CTGGCTGTGAAAATTGCCGAAGCCGCCGACTGTCGGGACTTCGTTCAGCgcaaacaggaagaggaagcTTCCAGGGCGGCGCAGAAGAGGAAGGAGCAAATACCCTGGGG aTTCGAAGCAAAGAAACGATGGGAAACCAAAAGCAACATGGGCTTCATGTGA